In Malassezia vespertilionis chromosome 4, complete sequence, the DNA window TAGGTGACAAGCGCAGAAAAAAGAAACGTCTTGTACGTGATGCCAGCATCATACGACTGCACCGTCGCGTAGTTCTCAAACTCCGCAAGCCATGCCGCAACGGTTTGACTCACAGCAACCGCTGCGGGGACGGACAGGGAGAACAGCACCGTCGGGATCATGGCCACATATTTCGCGTACGGACCGCGGTAAACCTCTGCCGTGATGATCTCGACAAAGAAGTTGGCCGTGAGAACAAAAACAAGAAGAGTGGCAAACAGGAGAGTCACAGGTACACCCAAAAGCGTGCGAAACTCGCGCCGCCACCATTCGTAGCTTTCGTACCGCTCGCCAGATGCTGGGTCGCGCAGAATCTTGCGCGGGCGAAATCTCGGGTGCCGTTGCCCAATAGCGTCGCTTCCAGCCACCCCCCAGCGTACGGCAAGTTTGCGCTCACGAATGCGCCACACATGCACAAACACACACGCCCATAGAAGGAGGATAAAGGAATATATGGGGCTGTAATAATTGCCTTTGTACCAAAAAAGCAATCCCAGCACCGCAGGCGAAAGCAGCCAAGTATAGTAGATATTCAAGAACGCAAAGTAgagcgcgacttgctcgcCAAAGTGGAAGCGGATCGTCTCGATATGAGCGTTGGTAATCCCGAAGAGAATTGAACGCAATGAGTTATCcttccagcgctgcagccaCGCACGATTAAACCGTGAATCCTGCAGTGAAAACATGTCCACAACGTGTGGGTATAGCCCATGGCCCAGCTGGatctctgcgccgcaaataGCACCGTTCTGCTGGCCAAACGGATCTTCAGATGCTGTGAGCAAAGTATGCACGTAGCGAATCTTGTCCGCCGGTGAGATCACTGTCCCATCCTCGGCCACaactgcgcctgcatcggTACTGAGATCGGAAGCCGCCGGCGATGCGGTGTCCAACACGCCATGAATAAAGTCGTGCTTTTtctctttttcgcgcaccGTGCACAGAAGTCGGTTCGAAGCGGCAACAAAAATGAGCACAAAGCCATCATCTTTGAGACAGTGCCGAGACGTGACTGTGAGGCCCAGGCTCCGTATTTTTGAGATCAAGCGCTCATACTCAGCGATACGCTCCTGCGCTATATCTTGGGGAAGCCGTTCGCTAGGGCCCACGTAACAAGATGGCACCGCTTCAAACTTAAGCACATAGTCTATAATGGGCTCTGCACGCGACTGGTCCAGCTCGTGAGCAGATTCTTCGCTCATGCTCGCTGTTTGGAATTGGACCGTGCTAGAAACCAAGTGGTGGTGGTGGACCGGCGGGATGGCATGTGGAGGTACAATGCGGAAAAACACTACAGCAACACTACACTTCTTTGGACGGCATGTGCAAGTGCACACTCTTGCCTTCTCCGTGCGATATGGTCGGTGCAAGTGGAAGAGTGGAAATATTTGCATCCACGCCGTACTCATTAGTGGTGTACGTAGAAAGACCTTTGgagcgcgcacgcatgaGCAAATCTGGAGGTAGCTCGCCGTCTTTCTCGCGGCTGAACGCCTTGCCTGCGTCGGGTATGCTTGCAAAATGCGAGTGAATATGCGAAGGACCAACGTGCTTTGGCGGTCCTGTCTCTGGGTCATTTGGATCAGGGCCTTTGTCTGCGTAGAACCAGTTGAGGAAACCGCGCCATGAGATTTGGCGCCCCTCGTTGCGACCTTGGCTCGTGGAGCGCGTGAGTGTACGCGTGTGGCGCACAACACCAGGTCCAAAATACATAATGGGAATGGTAATACCGTGTGTAAGTACAGAGGAAAACACGCAAAACAGCACAACTGGGTTTACGACCCGACGCAAGTGATCACGAGTATGGTCGTCGGGCACTTTGCGAATCGCGACTTCAATATAGTACAGCGCGCCAACACCGATTGGCCCAAACCATCCGGTAAAAACGGCCTCCTTCCAGTTCCGCAACACAGGAATAAACTTGTACCCAGCCATGACCCAAGGAACACGGCGAACAAGAATGACAAGGATGCCAAGCACGACAATCCTCCATCCATTGATACCAATGTCCATGTCACTATAATCACCCCATGGGATAATCATGCCAATGTACATAAAGATGGCCGTGTTAAATATCATATCAATAATTTCTTGAAAGTCGGTCTCTTCTTGGCGGATCCGGAACCAGTCATCCCATGTAAAACTGTTGCCAGCCACAAAACACGCCAGGATATCGTCGGTGCCAAAGAGACCTGCGGTGCCAAGGGTAAAGATGGCGAGACCAAAACCGTAGCTGAAAAAATTGTGCATATCAATTAAATCATACTTGGCTGCAAGGCGAAgtactttgcgcgcaacgtaTCCCATCAGCGCGCCATACACACACGAAAGCAAAATTTGGTAGATAATCACGCTGTAAAACCAGCGCCAAATTTCGTTCCCGACTGACTCCCCAGAGTCAATGTTGGTGCGAACAAGTAGGTACACAGCCATAAACAGGAAAGGAAAACCAAGCCCATCGTTTGCACCGCTCTCTGCAAGAATAATATGGCGCACATGCTCTGCAACATGGTCTTCTGCAAAACGGCCAGACGTAATCGAGCTCGCGAGGACGGGGTCAGTCGGTGTTACACACGAAGCAATACATAGTGCCTCGAGAAAGGTCAGGTTGCGAATCAAACCCCAAATCAAAAGTGCACAGATGAACCATGCGCAGGTCATTATACCAAACAGCAGCACGCACAAGCTCCATTTCTGTCTCCACAAATACTTTTCAGGGAGCGTGATTCCGGTGAACAGTACTTGCACGCCAACAACAAATCGGGCAAGCTGGTAGGTTACCTCGTGGTACGTTTCGCTCGAGCCCCACGCAAAGGGGTTGACCCAATTTAAAACGCGGGGGCCGATAATAATGCCGACAGTAACAGCAAGCAATGGCTCAGAAATGTAAAGGCGCTCTTTGACAATGCGGCTAATAAGACCATATATTACAATGAACCCTCCCACGATGGCGAATGCCTTGGATACCTGGGAGAGTTCCGTTTCAATGATGTTCATCATCGCTCAGGTAAAAACAACACAAAGTAAATCTTTGTGATAATTTCGTGTTATTGTACAGACACACGCAAGAAATTCACGATAAATTCGACAGTGGTCATGTATATTAAAATAGGCTGATACAATGTTCCGCTCAAAAGAAGTACGAGGCGGTTTattgcgcaagtgcgcggCTAGGCGTGCCTAAAAAATGTTTCGGAGGATGACTAAACAAACATGTGTGCGGCGACCACCAGCGTTGGCAACGAAGCCAACACTAAGGGGCGCTGCAATTACTTTTCTCACCGAATGAGGACCGATGCGGTAGAATGCACGCATTAGACCAATATAGATGAGGTGAAAACTGACGACATGCACTGACTGTCTGCAAGTACACTTTTCCAATACCCAATTCACCATGTATAGATTCCTAGCGCAACGCCCACCTAATGTCAAATACTCCAAAACACGCACATTTGTACATCAAAAAGCTCAGACGGAAATCCAAGCTGAGTTTCGGTGCGCACGACTTGCAAACCTGCGGTCTTGAAAATACGCTCATATAGACGCCGTGATCGTGTTACCGAGTAAtcctcctcgtcgtacCACGTAGCTTCCTCGCCATTCTCACCATCGTGGTACACATTCTCCTTCACCACAATGACGCCTCCAGGAAAATTCTCGTTGCCGGAAGGCTCTgtcagcgccgcgcgagcttCCTTAAGAAACTTGATCAAATCCGGCTCGGATAAGTGCTGTAAACACCATTGGCACCAAACAACATCGTATTTCACTGGACACGGGAGAGGATTCAGCTCTCCACCACCCATCGCAGTTGGAGTAATGAGCTTGGATGTCACGGAAAGAGGGTCAGCAATGGGGAacgcttgcagcgtcgATGTATGAAAGTATACGGCCTTGTGTGCTTTAAAAGGCGACGTTTCCGTAGTTTGTCGTAACGGCTCCCACTCTGG includes these proteins:
- a CDS encoding uncharacterized protein (EggNog:ENOG503NW0E; TransMembrane:8 (i218-244o250-268i322-345o357-387i408-427o433-451i606-627o686-708i); COG:D), with product MSEESAHELDQSRAEPIIDYVLKFEAVPSCYVGPSERLPQDIAQERIAEYERLISKIRSLGLTVTSRHCLKDDGFVLIFVAASNRLLCTVREKEKKHDFIHGVLDTASPAASDLSTDAGAVVAEDGTVISPADKIRYVHTLLTASEDPFGQQNGAICGAEIQLGHGLYPHVVDMFSLQDSRFNRAWLQRWKDNSLRSILFGITNAHIETIRFHFGEQVALYFAFLNIYYTWLLSPAVLGLLFWYKGNYYSPIYSFILLLWACVFVHVWRIRERKLAVRWGVAGSDAIGQRHPRFRPRKILRDPASGERYESYEWWRREFRTLLGVPVTLLFATLLVFVLTANFFVEIITAEVYRGPYAKYVAMIPTVLFSLSVPAAVAVSQTVAAWLAEFENYATVQSYDAGITYKTFLFSALVTYGPLALTAFVYIPFGDAIVQFLASRGYLTAAYRFLLRQPKFVLPSKLHFSVNPTRLHSQLFALATTAQISNMFSELVLPVLLRVLVRAKSKFASREAKEEPSAPSRVSFASDRVEVKFLQRVRAEMALPVYHEFADYAEMAAQFGGVVVWSVIWPLSPVMAFVNNWFELRTDSLKIMFNTRRPVPVRKASIGPWLTVLFFLIRIAVFTNASLNYLFEDNTVGEGVQHTVATRLRSYIHPESRSGVVKECDFSGKIGGVLPFFLPNTGRGGALVASFVLAILVDQAFGIVRLGVHHLVEQIMWTNSPEATKVRTVQFRNRRTVVESTELTEKRGGLYRAAHLQRGERVHPDMSFWDPLHNTGANFITSLSSVAKTA
- a CDS encoding uncharacterized protein (COG:P; EggNog:ENOG503NU9A; TransMembrane:11 (o12-31i38-59o79-96i108-131o185-202i214-236o256-286i307-327o339-361i373-390o410-434i)), with protein sequence MPMMNIIETELSQVSKAFAIVGGFIVIYGLISRIVKERLYISEPLLAVTVGIIIGPRVLNWVNPFAWGSSETYHEVTYQLARFVVGVQVLFTGITLPEKYLWRQKWSLCVLLFGIMTCAWFICALLIWGLIRNLTFLEALCIASCVTPTDPVLASSITSGRFAEDHVAEHVRHIILAESGANDGLGFPFLFMAVYLLVRTNIDSGESVGNEIWRWFYSVIIYQILLSCVYGALMGYVARKVLRLAAKYDLIDMHNFFSYGFGLAIFTLGTAGLFGTDDILACFVAGNSFTWDDWFRIRQEETDFQEIIDMIFNTAIFMYIGMIIPWGDYSDMDIGINGWRIVVLGILVILVRRVPWVMAGYKFIPVLRNWKEAVFTGWFGPIGVGALYYIEVAIRKVPDDHTRDHLRRVVNPVVLFCVFSSVLTHGITIPIMYFGPGVVRHTRTLTRSTSQGRNEGRQISWRGFLNWFYADKGPDPNDPETGPPKHVGPSHIHSHFASIPDAGKAFSREKDGELPPDLLMRARSKGLSTYTTNEYGVDANISTLPLAPTISHGEGKSVHLHMPSKEV
- a CDS encoding protein N-terminal methyltransferase (BUSCO:EOG09262SWJ; EggNog:ENOG503NX0G; COG:S), with translation MTTVRAVHPNPDVAKGIEYWEGIPATVDGVLGGYGNGTLPRIDALGSRTFLLRTLPYLSSIPPAGYNGTPLEWTANQIKQRGGPGRTVTRALDCGAGVGRVTQHSLLPLVDEVHLVEPVHKFLLEAKAMSPEWEPLRQTTETSPFKAHKAVYFHTSTLQAFPIADPLSVTSKLITPTAMGGGELNPLPCPVKYDVVWCQWCLQHLSEPDLIKFLKEARAALTEPSGNENFPGGVIVVKENVYHDGENGEEATWYDEEDYSVTRSRRLYERIFKTAGLQVVRTETQLGFPSELFDVQMCVFWSI